A window of the Hordeum vulgare subsp. vulgare chromosome 5H, MorexV3_pseudomolecules_assembly, whole genome shotgun sequence genome harbors these coding sequences:
- the LOC123397857 gene encoding uncharacterized protein LOC123397857 — protein MAAAAGLHQDILARIFLLLSCIADCVRASTVNKHWRRVALQNPSQLPWLLRPSTARTDSYRIFGGLDDPRPPLFDLGRGPRFCGSAPGGWFVISSRQQQWRGHGLLNLRTGERVALPDRVRIPLDSGVITCPMMIRAAVMSAAPPSAACFVAAITSSQTNMAFWRPGMDCWLSAPVGPTPRNAQDLTYHDGWFCAVDSDDGLVSYKPEIGADGSSLTIRHHDYKLDGHRTQAALGEIVSRYLLPSASGADLLMVKRYVAPAKGGTWKFQVYRLQEGQPASWGLYQMTGQVLFVGWACSKAFDMGHAGNPGYIYFLDDVYPGGPHSVLQQNEYPCADTGGWRYSVPGEIEDCLPWAPPSDTSPCIWYHH, from the coding sequence atggcggcggcggccggcctCCACCAAGACATTCTCGCCCGTATCTTCCTCCTCTTGTCGTGCATCGCGGACTGCGTCAGGGCGTCCACCGTCAACAAGCACTGGCGCAGGGTTGCCCTGCAGAACCCGTCCCAGCTGCCATGGCTCCTCAGGCCGTCCACCGCCAGGACGGACAGCTATCGGATCTTCGGCGGCCTCGACGATCCGCGCCCGCCCCTCTTCGACCTGGGCCGCGGGCCGCGCTTCTGCGGGTCCGCTCCGGGCGGCTGGTTCGTCATTTCATCCCGGCAGCAGCAGTGGCGAGGCCACGGCCTGCTGAACCTCCGCACCGGCGAGCGCGTCGCCCTCCCCGACCGGGTGCGTATTCCCCTCGACTCCGGCGTCATCACGTGCCCCATGATGATCCGCGCAGCCGTCATGTCCGCCGCGCCGCCGTCTGCCGCCTGCTTCGTCGCCGCCATAACATCCAGCCAGACCAACATGGCGTTCTGGCGCCCGGGCATGGACTGCTGGTTGTCGGCGCCGGTGGGGCCGACCCCGCGAAACGCCCAAGACCTCACTTACCACGACGGATGGTTCTGCGCCGTCGACTCTGATGATGGCCTCGTCTCCTACAAGCCGGAAATTGGCGCTGATGGTTCTTCGCTTACTATTCGACATCACGACTATAAATTAGATGGTCACCGGACCCAGGCCGCGCTCGGGGAGATCGTCTCCCGCTACCTCCTGCCATCCGCCTCCGGTGCCGATCTGCTGATGGTGAAAAGGTACGTCGCGCCGGCGAAAGGCGGCACCTGGAAGTTCCAGGTCTACAGGCTGCAGGAGGGACAGCCGGCTTCCTGGGGCTTGTACCAGATGACTGGGCAGGTGCTCTTCGTCGGCTGGGCCTGTTCCAAGGCCTTCGACATGGGGCACGCTGGCAACCCGGGCTACATCTACTTCCTCGACGACGTTTACCCTGGCGGGCCACATAGTGTCCTCCAGCAGAATGAGTATCCATGCGCCGACACCGGTGGGTGGCGTTACTCAGTCCCCGGCGAGATTGAGGATTGCCTGCCATGGGCGCCCCCCTCGGACACGTCGCCGTGCATTTGGTACCACCATTAA